Proteins encoded within one genomic window of Jiangella mangrovi:
- a CDS encoding ubiquinol-cytochrome c reductase iron-sulfur subunit encodes MSTHNQNPSGDEHAVVPHGSDAVVPHGDPITDPGLHHEEPRLTDVDPKAGRRAERQVAGMFALASILIVAFIVSYVVFGIHPDDPETGVSLGDVQISNITLGLTLGLALFLVGAGAVQWARSLMTSPEVVHERHPLRSDDETRAAALADFNTGTEETGFGRRKLIRNSLLGALALLPLPAVLMLRDLGPNTGLSPSERKAHTIWGEGVRVLTDVTFMPIRAADLEIGQLVNTMPATFEDLPEHGPERINERAKSPVMLVRMLPEDIHVAPGRENWGVDGILAYSKICTHVGCPISLYEQTTHHMLCPCHQSTFDLSDNGKVIFGPATRSLPQLPIAVDSEGYLIAQSDFEEPVGPSYWERTR; translated from the coding sequence ATGAGCACTCACAACCAGAACCCCAGCGGCGACGAGCACGCCGTCGTCCCCCACGGCTCGGACGCGGTGGTCCCGCACGGCGACCCGATCACCGACCCCGGCCTGCACCACGAGGAGCCGCGGCTCACCGACGTCGACCCGAAGGCCGGGCGCCGGGCCGAGCGCCAGGTGGCCGGCATGTTCGCGCTGGCCTCGATCCTCATCGTCGCCTTCATCGTCTCCTACGTGGTCTTCGGCATCCATCCGGACGACCCCGAGACGGGCGTCAGCCTCGGCGACGTGCAGATCTCGAACATCACGCTCGGCCTGACCCTGGGCCTGGCGTTGTTCCTGGTCGGCGCCGGCGCCGTCCAGTGGGCCCGGTCGCTCATGACCTCCCCCGAGGTCGTGCACGAGCGGCACCCGCTGCGCAGCGACGACGAGACCCGCGCCGCCGCGCTGGCCGACTTCAACACCGGCACCGAGGAGACCGGCTTCGGCCGGCGCAAGCTGATCCGCAACTCGCTGCTCGGCGCGCTGGCGCTGCTGCCGCTGCCCGCGGTGCTCATGCTGCGCGACCTCGGCCCCAACACCGGCCTGTCGCCCAGCGAGCGCAAGGCGCACACCATCTGGGGCGAGGGCGTCCGCGTCCTCACCGACGTGACGTTCATGCCGATCCGCGCCGCCGACCTCGAGATCGGCCAGCTGGTCAACACGATGCCGGCCACGTTCGAGGACCTCCCCGAGCACGGCCCCGAGCGCATCAACGAGCGGGCCAAGTCGCCCGTCATGCTCGTGCGCATGCTGCCCGAGGACATTCACGTCGCACCGGGCCGCGAGAACTGGGGTGTCGACGGCATCCTGGCGTACTCCAAGATCTGCACGCACGTCGGCTGCCCGATCAGCCTGTACGAGCAGACCACGCACCACATGCTCTGCCCGTGCCACCAGTCCACGTTCGACCTGTCGGACAACGGCAAGGTGATCTTCGGCCCGGCCACGCGGAGCCTTCCGCAGCTGCCGATCGCCGTCGACTCCGAGGGCTACCTGATCGCGCAGAGCGACTTCGAAGAGCCCGTCGGGCCGAGCTACTGGGAGCGCACACGATGA
- a CDS encoding cytochrome b: MSAVVNGAGKVVDFVDQRITASNWLKRNIRKVFPDHWSFLLGEIALFSFIIILLSGVFLTLWFKPSMAHIVYEGAYTPMRGVGMSEAYATTLDLSFEVRGGLLMRQVHHWGALIFLAAMSAHMLRVFFTGAFRKPREINWLIGVILLVLGVAAGFTGYSLPDDLLSGTGLRIIEGGMLAIPIVGTYVSSFLFGGEYPGDDIIARLYPMHILLIPGLILALVTAHLMILWYQKHTHWGGPGKTNENVAGAPFFPIYVAKAGGFQFIVMGVIVLLAATIQINPVWLWGPYDPSVVSAGTQPDWYVGFLDGALRVMPPWEFYVFGHPVTMSVLIPAVILPGIILTPLALYPWLEQMATGDTREHHLLDRPRNVPVRTGIGAAFITFYVLLMIAGGNDFFATVLEIPVNWITRFIQVGIFVLPPLVFLFTKRICLGLERRDRDKVMHGRETGIVMVSPDGEFSELHAPLSQPQAYQLTWHERQLPSDPGPATDANGIPNPRYRAKRAQARLSRFYFGDVVQKPTREELESAHHDGEHGHEVEAGHRDELPSGQQ; the protein is encoded by the coding sequence ATGAGCGCCGTCGTCAACGGTGCCGGCAAGGTCGTCGACTTCGTCGACCAGCGGATCACCGCATCCAACTGGCTGAAGCGCAACATCCGCAAGGTCTTCCCGGACCACTGGTCGTTCCTGCTCGGCGAGATCGCGCTGTTCAGCTTCATCATCATCCTGCTGTCCGGCGTGTTCCTGACGCTCTGGTTCAAGCCGTCGATGGCGCACATCGTCTACGAGGGCGCCTACACCCCCATGCGCGGTGTCGGCATGTCCGAGGCGTACGCCACGACGCTGGACCTCTCGTTCGAGGTGCGCGGCGGCCTGCTCATGCGCCAGGTGCACCACTGGGGCGCGCTGATCTTCCTGGCCGCCATGTCCGCGCACATGCTGCGGGTCTTCTTCACCGGCGCGTTCCGCAAGCCGCGCGAGATCAACTGGCTGATCGGTGTCATCCTGCTGGTCCTGGGCGTGGCAGCCGGCTTCACCGGCTACTCCCTCCCCGACGACCTGCTGTCCGGCACGGGCCTGCGCATCATCGAGGGCGGCATGCTCGCCATCCCGATCGTCGGCACCTACGTGTCGTCGTTCCTGTTCGGCGGCGAGTACCCGGGCGACGACATCATCGCCCGGCTCTACCCCATGCACATCCTGCTGATCCCGGGGCTCATCCTGGCGCTCGTCACGGCGCACCTGATGATCCTCTGGTACCAGAAGCACACCCACTGGGGCGGCCCGGGCAAGACCAACGAGAACGTCGCCGGCGCGCCGTTCTTCCCGATCTACGTCGCCAAGGCCGGTGGATTCCAGTTCATCGTCATGGGCGTCATCGTCCTGCTGGCCGCGACCATCCAGATCAACCCGGTCTGGTTGTGGGGTCCGTACGATCCGTCAGTGGTGTCGGCAGGCACCCAGCCCGACTGGTACGTCGGCTTCCTCGACGGCGCGCTGCGCGTGATGCCACCGTGGGAGTTCTACGTCTTCGGTCACCCGGTCACGATGAGCGTGCTGATCCCGGCGGTCATCCTGCCCGGCATCATCCTGACGCCGCTCGCGCTGTATCCGTGGCTCGAGCAGATGGCGACCGGCGACACCCGCGAGCACCACCTGCTGGACCGGCCGCGCAACGTCCCGGTGCGTACGGGCATCGGCGCCGCGTTCATCACCTTCTACGTGCTCCTGATGATCGCCGGCGGCAACGACTTCTTCGCCACGGTGCTCGAGATACCGGTCAACTGGATCACCAGATTCATCCAGGTCGGCATCTTCGTGCTGCCACCACTGGTGTTCCTGTTCACGAAGCGGATCTGCCTGGGCCTCGAGCGGCGCGACCGCGACAAGGTCATGCACGGCCGCGAGACCGGCATCGTCATGGTCAGCCCCGACGGCGAGTTCTCGGAACTGCACGCTCCGCTGTCGCAGCCGCAGGCCTACCAGCTCACGTGGCACGAGCGGCAGCTGCCGTCGGACCCGGGGCCGGCCACCGACGCCAACGGCATCCCGAACCCGCGGTACCGGGCCAAGAGGGCGCAGGCCCGGCTCTCCCGCTTCTACTTCGGCGACGTCGTGCAGAAGCCGACGCGGGAAGAGCTCGAGTCGGCCCACCACGACGGCGAGCACGGCCACGAGGTCGAGGCCGGTCACCGCGACGAGCTGCCCAGCGGCCAGCAGTAA
- a CDS encoding DUF4192 domain-containing protein, whose amino-acid sequence MKIREHRSDAIAGGPGDLLAAVPHLIGFHPYSSMVVVCVDLEEGRTGLIMRLDLPAARHEEEYAAQLAQRIEWHPPDAVILACYGATGAPPGSEPAESLVPPERGGLPGARLIEHLLDHLAGSPVQVLGTVYVDDGRWWTYDCDHPGCCPPDGVPLPGPGTGAAAQVAARTALQGRRTLASRRELEDGVRGPSGAREADLLDVFARVDRELAAEALAGGGSAVRERTVALARDLVARSAEGRLDLTDDQVARLSLGASDILVRDRLAAFETSDPAAWLGLLTALARRTPDARATAICAILAWVAYQQGDGAVANVALDRVQAVDPGHTLAGLLRDCLDGQVEPGHIAAATRAAIDAAGRARGEVRHVGAP is encoded by the coding sequence ATGAAGATACGCGAACACCGCAGCGACGCGATCGCAGGCGGGCCGGGCGACCTCCTGGCCGCCGTCCCGCACCTCATCGGCTTCCACCCCTACTCCAGCATGGTCGTCGTCTGTGTCGACCTCGAGGAAGGGCGCACCGGCCTCATCATGCGCCTCGACCTGCCCGCGGCCCGGCACGAGGAGGAGTATGCGGCGCAGCTGGCGCAGCGCATCGAGTGGCATCCGCCCGACGCCGTCATCCTCGCCTGCTACGGCGCCACCGGCGCACCGCCGGGCTCGGAGCCGGCGGAGTCGCTGGTGCCGCCCGAGCGGGGCGGGCTGCCGGGGGCACGGCTGATCGAACACCTCCTCGACCACCTGGCCGGAAGCCCGGTCCAGGTTCTTGGCACCGTCTACGTCGACGACGGACGGTGGTGGACCTACGACTGCGACCATCCGGGCTGCTGCCCGCCCGACGGCGTCCCGTTGCCCGGACCCGGCACCGGCGCGGCGGCCCAGGTGGCGGCGCGGACAGCGCTGCAGGGCCGGCGCACGCTGGCGTCGCGGCGCGAGCTCGAGGACGGCGTGCGCGGCCCGTCCGGCGCTCGCGAGGCCGACCTCCTCGACGTCTTCGCCCGGGTCGACCGCGAGCTGGCGGCCGAGGCGCTGGCCGGCGGCGGCTCCGCGGTGCGCGAGCGGACGGTGGCCCTCGCCCGCGACCTGGTGGCTCGCTCCGCCGAGGGCCGGCTCGACCTCACCGACGACCAGGTAGCCCGGCTGAGCCTCGGCGCGTCCGACATCCTGGTGCGCGACCGGCTGGCGGCCTTCGAGACGTCCGATCCGGCCGCCTGGCTGGGGCTGCTGACCGCGCTGGCCCGGCGGACGCCCGACGCCCGGGCGACGGCCATCTGCGCCATCCTCGCGTGGGTCGCCTACCAGCAGGGTGACGGCGCGGTCGCGAACGTCGCGCTCGACCGCGTCCAGGCCGTCGATCCCGGCCACACCCTGGCCGGCCTCCTCCGCGACTGCCTCGACGGCCAGGTCGAGCCCGGCCACATCGCTGCGGCGACCCGTGCGGCCATCGACGCCGCCGGCCGCGCCCGAGGCGAGGTGCGCCACGTCGGGGCACCCTAG
- a CDS encoding DMT family transporter — MSRRGWILFVALGIIWGIPYLLIKVAVDELSPASIVLARTAIGAALLLPLAARKGYLRPLLPHWRPLLAFTLVEVCIPWYLLGYAEQELSSSLTGLLVAAVPLVGAVLVWVMGTEQRPGRRRLAGLLLGFAGVAALVGFDVEASSPVPVLAVAGTVVCYAVGPIILSRWLSRLPGLGVMAASLTASAVLYLPLGLAQWPGEPVSSEVWLSIAGLGVVCTVVAFLVFFALVAEVGPSRSTVITYVNPAVALVLGVAVLDERVTVFTGLGFGLILIGSVLATSKDKQPEPVPAVVSPAGSTTASGPAGQGRREALDVTCDDIASPVAEP, encoded by the coding sequence TTGTCCCGTCGAGGGTGGATCCTCTTCGTCGCGCTGGGGATCATCTGGGGAATTCCCTACCTGCTCATCAAGGTCGCCGTCGACGAGCTGTCACCGGCCTCGATCGTGCTGGCGCGGACGGCCATCGGCGCCGCGCTGCTGCTGCCGCTGGCCGCCCGGAAGGGCTATCTGCGCCCGCTGCTCCCCCACTGGCGGCCGCTGCTCGCCTTCACCCTCGTCGAGGTCTGCATCCCCTGGTACCTGCTCGGTTACGCCGAGCAAGAGCTGTCCAGCTCGCTCACCGGCCTGCTCGTCGCCGCGGTGCCCCTGGTCGGCGCGGTGCTGGTGTGGGTCATGGGAACCGAGCAGCGGCCCGGCAGGCGGCGGCTGGCAGGCCTTCTGCTCGGCTTCGCCGGCGTCGCGGCCCTCGTCGGCTTCGACGTCGAGGCGAGCAGCCCGGTGCCGGTCCTGGCGGTCGCCGGCACCGTCGTCTGCTACGCCGTCGGGCCGATCATCCTGTCGCGGTGGCTCTCGCGGCTGCCCGGCCTCGGGGTCATGGCCGCGTCGCTGACGGCGTCGGCGGTCCTGTACCTGCCGCTCGGCCTGGCCCAGTGGCCCGGCGAGCCGGTGTCGAGCGAGGTCTGGCTCAGCATCGCCGGCCTGGGCGTGGTGTGCACGGTGGTGGCGTTCCTGGTGTTCTTCGCCCTGGTCGCCGAGGTCGGGCCGAGCCGCTCCACCGTCATCACCTACGTCAACCCGGCGGTCGCGCTGGTGCTCGGCGTCGCGGTGCTCGACGAGCGGGTCACCGTCTTCACCGGCCTCGGGTTCGGCCTCATCCTCATCGGCTCGGTGCTGGCCACCTCGAAGGACAAGCAGCCCGAGCCCGTGCCGGCCGTGGTGTCACCGGCCGGATCGACGACGGCGTCGGGCCCGGCCGGCCAGGGGCGCCGCGAAGCGCTCGACGTCACCTGCGACGACATCGCCAGCCCCGTCGCCGAACCCTGA
- a CDS encoding cytochrome c oxidase subunit 4 — translation MKIEGMIFAIVTVFFAGVTPVYWFMSEDPTGTTALVLTFGLGGMIAFYFLLLSRRFPPRPEDRDGEVEELAGEYGFYSPHSWWPLAAAGAVSMVFIGLVFAWFIFIIGVALAAMAAVGWVFEYYRGEYAH, via the coding sequence GTGAAGATCGAAGGCATGATCTTCGCCATCGTGACGGTCTTCTTCGCGGGCGTCACGCCGGTGTACTGGTTCATGTCCGAGGACCCCACCGGCACGACGGCGCTCGTGCTGACGTTCGGCCTCGGCGGCATGATCGCGTTCTACTTCCTGCTGCTGTCGCGGCGCTTCCCGCCGCGGCCCGAGGACCGCGACGGCGAGGTCGAGGAGCTGGCCGGCGAGTACGGCTTCTACAGTCCGCACTCGTGGTGGCCGCTGGCCGCCGCCGGTGCGGTGTCGATGGTCTTCATCGGCCTCGTGTTCGCCTGGTTCATCTTCATCATCGGGGTCGCGCTGGCCGCCATGGCCGCCGTCGGCTGGGTGTTCGAGTACTACCGGGGCGAGTACGCCCACTGA
- the ctaD gene encoding cytochrome c oxidase subunit I, which yields MTTYLERTAAAGAAITRPKRKGNVVVRWMTSTDHKIIGYMYLIASFGFFLFGGVLALFIRAELFSPGRQVVSDEMYNQLFTMHGTIMLLLFATPLFIGFGNIIVPLQIGAPDVAFPRLNMFSFYLFLFGGLIVCAGFITPGGAADFGWFAYAPLHNTVYSPNVGGDLWVAGLAMSGFGTIFGAVNFITTIVCMRAPGVTMFRMPIFTWNILVTSILVLIAFPLLAAALFAMFADRNLGTHIYDPTAGGAVLWQHLFWFFGHPEVYIIALPFFGIITEVIPVFSRKPIFGYKGLVFATLSIAGLSVAVWAHHMFVTGAVNLPFFAAMTMLIAIPTGLKFFAWIGTMWRGSLTFETPMLFSIGFLVTFLFGGLTGIILASPPLDFHVSDTYFVVAHFHYVVFGTVVFAMFAGFYFWWPKFTGRMLDERLGKVHFWLLFIGFHGTFMVQHWLGVEGFPRRYSDYEPGDGFTFLNQFSSVFAFVLAASTLPFLWNVWQTRLAPKVEVDDPWGFGNSLEWATSCPPPRHNFTSLPRIRSERPAFDLKYPEVAAVAQGKPAGAGPLTQTLGPADVAGPEEDK from the coding sequence GTGACCACATATCTGGAGCGCACCGCCGCCGCGGGAGCCGCCATCACGCGGCCCAAGCGGAAGGGCAACGTGGTCGTCCGGTGGATGACGTCCACCGACCACAAGATCATCGGCTACATGTACCTGATCGCGTCGTTCGGGTTCTTCCTGTTCGGCGGCGTGCTGGCGCTGTTCATCCGGGCCGAGCTGTTCTCGCCGGGGCGTCAGGTCGTCAGCGACGAGATGTACAACCAGCTGTTCACCATGCACGGCACGATCATGCTGCTGTTGTTCGCGACGCCGTTGTTCATCGGTTTCGGCAACATCATCGTGCCGCTGCAGATCGGCGCGCCGGACGTCGCGTTCCCGCGGCTGAACATGTTCAGCTTCTATCTGTTCCTGTTCGGCGGGCTGATCGTGTGCGCGGGGTTCATCACTCCGGGTGGTGCGGCCGACTTCGGCTGGTTCGCCTATGCGCCGTTGCACAACACCGTCTACAGTCCGAACGTCGGTGGTGACCTGTGGGTCGCGGGCCTGGCCATGAGTGGTTTCGGGACGATCTTCGGCGCGGTCAACTTCATCACGACCATCGTCTGCATGCGGGCGCCCGGCGTCACGATGTTCCGGATGCCGATCTTCACCTGGAACATCCTGGTGACGTCGATCCTGGTACTGATCGCGTTCCCGCTGCTGGCGGCCGCGCTGTTCGCGATGTTCGCCGACCGCAACCTCGGCACCCACATCTACGACCCCACGGCGGGTGGTGCCGTCCTCTGGCAACACCTGTTCTGGTTCTTCGGCCATCCCGAGGTCTACATCATCGCGTTGCCGTTCTTCGGCATCATCACCGAGGTCATCCCGGTCTTCAGCCGCAAACCGATCTTCGGCTACAAGGGCCTGGTGTTCGCGACGCTGTCCATCGCGGGTCTGTCCGTCGCGGTGTGGGCGCACCACATGTTCGTCACCGGAGCGGTGAACCTGCCGTTCTTCGCGGCCATGACCATGCTCATCGCCATCCCCACCGGGCTGAAGTTCTTCGCCTGGATCGGGACCATGTGGCGGGGGTCGCTGACGTTCGAGACACCGATGCTGTTCTCCATCGGTTTCCTGGTGACGTTCCTGTTCGGCGGCCTGACGGGCATCATCCTGGCGTCGCCGCCGCTGGACTTCCACGTGTCCGACACCTACTTCGTCGTGGCGCACTTCCACTACGTGGTGTTCGGGACGGTCGTGTTCGCGATGTTCGCCGGGTTCTACTTCTGGTGGCCCAAGTTCACCGGGCGCATGCTCGACGAGCGCCTGGGCAAGGTGCACTTCTGGCTGTTGTTCATCGGTTTCCACGGGACGTTCATGGTCCAGCACTGGCTGGGGGTCGAGGGCTTCCCGCGCCGGTACTCCGACTACGAGCCCGGCGACGGCTTCACCTTCCTGAACCAGTTCTCGTCGGTGTTCGCCTTCGTGCTGGCCGCCTCGACGCTGCCGTTCCTGTGGAACGTGTGGCAGACCCGGCTCGCGCCGAAGGTCGAGGTCGACGACCCGTGGGGCTTCGGCAACTCCCTCGAGTGGGCCACGTCCTGCCCGCCGCCGCGGCACAACTTCACGTCGCTGCCGCGCATCCGCAGCGAGCGGCCGGCGTTCGACCTCAAGTACCCCGAGGTCGCAGCCGTCGCCCAGGGCAAACCGGCCGGTGCCGGACCACTCACGCAGACGCTGGGACCCGCTGACGTCGCAGGGCCGGAGGAGGACAAGTGA
- the coxB gene encoding cytochrome c oxidase subunit II gives MSQSGRVRPARRRVATAAVLLLGTVLVLGGCSAQQRDDWSRLALPEPATEETPLIGDLWIGAWIAAFAVGVLVWGLIIWAVIAYRRRSDELPKQTRFNIPIEFLYTVAPLFIIVPLFWYTADHQEQITELSDDPDVTIGVIGQQWSWTFNYMDEEAHDVGTINDRPTLFLPVGQTVRFDLMSPDVIHSFWIPAFYMKMDVIPGHPNAFQVTPDREGSYVGRCAELCGAYHQSMLFNVEVVSEQEYQDHIDGLREAGQDTIIEPPIRGAYDDEVLDDVNTGGDHE, from the coding sequence GTGAGTCAGTCTGGCAGGGTCCGCCCGGCGCGTCGCCGGGTTGCGACCGCCGCCGTTCTCCTCCTCGGCACGGTGCTCGTGCTGGGTGGTTGCTCGGCACAGCAGCGCGACGACTGGTCGCGCCTGGCGCTCCCGGAGCCGGCCACGGAGGAGACGCCGCTGATCGGCGACCTGTGGATCGGCGCCTGGATCGCCGCGTTCGCCGTCGGTGTGCTGGTGTGGGGCCTGATCATCTGGGCGGTCATCGCCTACCGCCGCCGCAGCGACGAGCTGCCGAAGCAGACGCGGTTCAACATCCCGATCGAGTTCCTCTACACGGTCGCGCCGCTGTTCATCATCGTGCCGCTGTTCTGGTACACGGCCGACCACCAGGAGCAGATCACCGAGCTGTCCGACGACCCCGACGTCACCATCGGCGTCATCGGTCAGCAGTGGTCCTGGACGTTCAACTACATGGACGAAGAGGCGCACGACGTCGGCACCATCAACGACCGGCCGACGCTGTTCCTCCCCGTCGGCCAGACGGTCCGCTTCGACCTCATGTCGCCGGACGTCATCCACTCGTTCTGGATCCCGGCGTTCTACATGAAGATGGACGTCATCCCCGGCCACCCCAACGCGTTCCAGGTCACGCCGGACCGCGAGGGCAGCTACGTCGGCCGCTGCGCGGAGCTCTGCGGCGCCTACCACCAGTCGATGCTGTTCAACGTCGAGGTCGTGTCCGAGCAGGAGTACCAGGACCACATCGACGGACTGCGCGAGGCGGGTCAGGACACCATCATCGAGCCGCCCATCCGCGGCGCGTACGACGACGAGGTCCTGGACGACGTGAACACGGGAGGTGACCACGAGTGA
- a CDS encoding cysteine desulfurase family protein, with protein sequence MSTRGVSAPAGYFDAASTEPLHPAAREVLLSAADEGWADPARLYGSARRARMLLDNAREVVAAVVGARPDEVAFTASGTQAIQLGVLGAAGARRRERGGPRVVAVSAVEHSAVLQSAAHLARHSGTETTEVGVDRDGRVDPAAFADAVGDETLLACLQAANHEVGTVQPVDEVAEHCAAHGVPLLVDAAQAAGRVALPRRWSVLTASAHKWGGPAGVGVLAVRRNVRWRSPLPEDEREGGRAPGFENVPGALAAAAALRARWEEAGAVADRQRELVDHIRARVPELLDDVDVVGHPTLRLPHLVTFSCLYVEGEALVTELDRAGFAISSGSSCSSSTLRPSHVLAAMGALTHGNVRVSLTSDATREDVDRFLAAVAGVVTRLRAGLGAL encoded by the coding sequence ATGAGCACGCGCGGCGTGTCGGCACCGGCCGGCTACTTCGACGCGGCGTCCACGGAGCCGCTGCATCCGGCCGCCCGCGAGGTGCTGCTCTCCGCCGCCGACGAGGGCTGGGCCGACCCGGCGCGCCTCTACGGCTCGGCCCGGCGGGCCCGCATGCTGCTGGACAACGCCCGCGAGGTCGTCGCCGCGGTCGTCGGCGCCCGGCCCGACGAGGTGGCGTTCACGGCCAGCGGCACGCAGGCGATCCAGCTGGGCGTGCTGGGGGCGGCCGGGGCCCGACGGCGTGAGCGTGGCGGCCCGCGGGTGGTCGCCGTCTCCGCCGTCGAGCACTCCGCCGTCCTGCAGTCCGCGGCGCACCTGGCCCGGCACTCCGGCACCGAGACGACCGAGGTCGGTGTCGACCGGGACGGTCGCGTGGACCCCGCGGCGTTCGCGGACGCCGTCGGCGACGAGACCCTGCTGGCCTGCCTGCAGGCCGCCAACCACGAGGTCGGCACCGTCCAACCGGTCGACGAGGTCGCCGAGCACTGCGCCGCGCACGGCGTCCCGCTGCTGGTCGACGCCGCGCAGGCCGCCGGCAGGGTCGCACTCCCCCGACGTTGGTCGGTGCTGACGGCCAGCGCGCACAAGTGGGGTGGGCCGGCCGGGGTCGGCGTGCTCGCGGTGCGCAGGAACGTGCGCTGGCGCTCCCCGCTGCCCGAGGACGAGCGCGAGGGCGGCCGCGCGCCCGGGTTCGAGAACGTCCCCGGCGCGCTCGCGGCCGCGGCGGCGCTGCGGGCCCGCTGGGAGGAGGCCGGCGCCGTCGCCGACCGGCAGCGCGAGCTGGTCGACCACATCCGCGCCCGCGTCCCCGAACTGCTCGACGACGTCGACGTCGTGGGGCACCCGACGCTGCGGCTGCCACACCTGGTGACGTTCTCGTGCCTCTACGTCGAGGGCGAGGCCCTGGTCACGGAGCTGGACCGGGCCGGGTTCGCGATCTCGAGCGGCTCGTCCTGCTCGTCGAGCACGCTGCGGCCCAGCCACGTGCTGGCCGCCATGGGGGCGCTCACGCACGGCAACGTGCGGGTGTCGCTGACCAGCGACGCCACCCGCGAGGACGTCGACCGCTTCCTCGCCGCCGTCGCCGGCGTCGTCACCCGGCTGCGGGCCGGGCTGGGGGCACTGTGA
- a CDS encoding sulfurtransferase TusA family protein — MRCPLPIIELARHIGDVEVGAPVTVLADDPAAASDVPAWCRMRGHEYLGADGDAYTVRRLH; from the coding sequence ATGCGCTGCCCGCTCCCGATCATCGAGCTGGCCCGGCACATCGGCGACGTCGAGGTCGGCGCGCCGGTCACGGTGCTGGCCGACGACCCCGCGGCGGCGTCGGACGTGCCCGCCTGGTGCCGCATGCGCGGACACGAGTACCTGGGCGCCGACGGCGACGCCTACACCGTCCGCCGCCTGCACTGA
- a CDS encoding HesB/IscA family protein, producing MTVQDQVADGVVLTDGAASKVKALLDQEGRDDLALRIAVQPGGCSGLRYQLFFDERSLDGDVVKDFGGVNVVVDRMSSPYLGGATIDFVDTIEKQGFTIDNPNAGGSCACGDSFH from the coding sequence ATGACGGTTCAGGATCAGGTCGCCGACGGTGTCGTGCTGACCGACGGCGCGGCCTCCAAGGTCAAGGCGCTGCTCGACCAGGAGGGCCGCGACGACCTGGCGCTGCGCATCGCCGTTCAGCCCGGCGGCTGCTCCGGTCTGCGCTACCAGCTGTTCTTCGACGAGCGCTCGCTCGACGGCGACGTCGTCAAGGACTTCGGCGGCGTCAACGTCGTGGTCGACCGCATGAGCTCGCCGTACCTCGGCGGCGCCACCATCGACTTCGTCGACACCATCGAGAAGCAGGGCTTCACCATCGATAACCCCAACGCGGGCGGGTCGTGCGCCTGCGGCGACTCCTTCCACTGA
- a CDS encoding glycerate kinase family protein has protein sequence MRILVAPDKFAGTLTAVEAADAIAEGWRRSAPGDEVVAVPMADGGPGFVDVLHSSLGGELLASTVAGPLGEPVPATFLLAGGTAFIESAQACGLALLPLGDDGRTPVPGVAARASTYGVGELIAHAVDAGARRVVVGLGGSGTNDGGAGLLAALGAVATPDDALRGGPDALAGLTSLDLEPARARLSGVELVAASDVDNPLLGLRGATNVFGPQKGIVDDGAKLAADAALTTLADLADRRVADHRGAGAAGGLGYALLLLGGVREPGFDTVAGAVGLPDLVAGVDLVITGEGKLDWQSMSGKVVSGLAALAGPALRPCIAFAGAVQVGNRELRANGIEAAYAMVDVVGTEESFGRPRESLAAVAERVARTWSR, from the coding sequence ATGCGGATCCTGGTTGCACCGGACAAGTTCGCCGGAACGCTCACCGCGGTCGAGGCCGCCGACGCCATCGCCGAGGGCTGGCGGCGCAGCGCCCCCGGCGACGAGGTCGTGGCCGTGCCCATGGCCGACGGCGGCCCCGGCTTCGTCGACGTGCTGCACTCCAGCCTCGGCGGCGAGCTGCTCGCGTCGACCGTCGCCGGACCGCTCGGCGAGCCCGTCCCGGCCACCTTCCTGCTGGCCGGCGGCACCGCGTTCATCGAGTCCGCGCAGGCCTGCGGGCTGGCGCTGCTGCCGCTGGGCGACGACGGCCGCACGCCGGTGCCGGGGGTGGCGGCGCGGGCGTCCACGTACGGCGTCGGCGAGCTGATCGCGCACGCCGTCGACGCGGGGGCGCGCCGGGTCGTGGTGGGGCTGGGCGGGTCGGGCACCAACGACGGCGGCGCCGGGCTGCTCGCGGCGCTGGGCGCGGTCGCGACGCCGGACGACGCGCTGCGCGGCGGACCGGACGCGCTGGCCGGGCTCACCTCACTGGACCTCGAACCGGCCCGGGCCCGGCTCTCCGGCGTCGAGCTGGTCGCCGCGTCCGACGTCGACAACCCGCTGCTCGGGCTGCGCGGCGCCACCAACGTGTTCGGCCCGCAGAAGGGCATCGTCGACGACGGCGCGAAGCTGGCGGCCGACGCGGCGCTGACGACGCTCGCCGACCTCGCCGACCGCCGGGTCGCCGACCACCGCGGGGCCGGGGCCGCCGGCGGACTGGGCTACGCGCTGCTGCTGCTCGGCGGCGTGCGCGAGCCGGGGTTCGACACCGTCGCCGGCGCCGTCGGGTTGCCCGACCTCGTCGCCGGGGTCGACCTCGTCATCACCGGCGAGGGGAAGCTCGACTGGCAGTCCATGAGCGGCAAGGTCGTGTCCGGCCTGGCGGCGCTGGCCGGGCCGGCGCTGCGGCCCTGCATCGCGTTCGCCGGCGCCGTCCAGGTCGGCAACCGCGAGCTGCGGGCCAACGGCATCGAGGCCGCGTACGCCATGGTCGACGTCGTCGGCACCGAGGAGTCCTTCGGCCGCCCGCGCGAGAGCCTCGCCGCCGTCGCCGAGCGCGTGGCCCGCACGTGGAGCCGCTGA